The window GCTGAACCTTTTGGCAAGCAGTATGGAGATCACCCCTGAGCCGGCTCCGAGCTCAATGCCGTGGTCGTGTTTTTTTGCTGATATGAAGTCTTCGAGTATGACGGCATCTATGCTGAAGCGGTAGCCTTTCTCAGACTGGAGTATCTTGACGTTCTTAATGCTGTCGAGGGTTTCGCCGGATTTTGGTGTCATATCGTTTATATCTTCTGCAGAATAGGCAGGATATCTGTGAAATCATCGATAATAAAGTCGGCATCTTTAAGCATCTCAACCGGACGGAAACCATAGGTGACGGCTATAGTCCTGATCTTGGCAGCCTTCCCTGCCTCAATATCAAAATTACTGTCGCCGATGATAATGGTTTTATCTTTTGATACGCCGAACTTCTTCATGATCTCCAGTATGGGAAGAGGGGAGGGCTTCTTCTCTGATAAGCTGTCGCTTCCAAAGACAATATCAAAAAGATCAAGCAGGCCGATACCTTTCAGTATCTCTTTTGAAAAGCCTTCTCTCTTATTTGTCAGCACAACTTTTTTGTATAAGTTGAGTTTCAAGAGTGTCTCTTTCACATTTGGATATGCTGTTGTATCATCAAGCAGATGTGCTGAGTAGTAACTGAGGAACCTCGTGCTGACCTCCTCGAACGGATCGGTCGTTG of the Thermodesulfovibrionia bacterium genome contains:
- a CDS encoding HAD-IA family hydrolase codes for the protein MLKLLIFDLDGTLADTSLDLTAAINYAVEPFGTGPYSIEETKMMVGSGITKLLHSLIPEHAVSKDDPTTDPFEEVSTRFLSYYSAHLLDDTTAYPNVKETLLKLNLYKKVVLTNKREGFSKEILKGIGLLDLFDIVFGSDSLSEKKPSPLPILEIMKKFGVSKDKTIIIGDSNFDIEAGKAAKIRTIAVTYGFRPVEMLKDADFIIDDFTDILPILQKI